CTCCGCGTCTCCTCGTCCCCTCGTCCCCGCGGCCCGCCGCCGGTCCGCCCCCCGGACTGGCGGCGACCCTCTCCTCTGCATCGTTGTCGGCATGACGGGCCTGTCGTACCGTTGAGGCCACCGTGCAACGCTTCGGAACCCTCTCGTTCGGTCACTACGGCTCGCTCGGCCGCACTCGCCCCCTCTCCGCGGCGGACTCGATGCTGCAGGCCATCGAACTCGCCGAAGGCATGGACGCCCTCGGCGTCAACGGCATCTACTTCCGCGTGCATCACTTCGCGCAGCAGCAGTCGTCGCCGATGCCCTTGCTGGCGGCCATCGCGGCGCGCACGCAGCGCATCGAAGTCGGCACGGGCGTCATCGACATGCGGTACGAGAACCCGCTCTACCTGGCCGAAGAAGCGGCGGCCGTCGATCTCATCAGCGGCGGACGACTCGCGCTCGGCGTGAGTCGTGGCTCTCCCGAGACCGTGGTGCGCGGGTACGAGGCATTCGGCTACGCGGGCTCCGAGGATCCACGCGGGGCCGACCTGGCGCGCGACCACTTCGCGACGTTCATGCGCGCGATTGCCGGCGAGGGGATGGCGCAGCGCGACCCGCAGAGTCCGTTCGGCGACCCGTCGGCGGGCACCGGGCTGCAGCGCGTCGAGCCCTATTCTCCAGGACTGCGATCGCGCGTCTGGTGGGGTGCCGGCGCGCGCGAGTCCGCGGAATGGGCGGGGCGCATCGGCGTCAACCTCATGTCGTCGACGCTCCTGGTCGAGGACCGCGGCATCCCGTTTGATCAGTTGCAGGCCGAGCAGATCGACGCCTTCCGCGCGGCGTGGCGCACTGCCGGACACGCGGGCGAACCTCGCGTGTCGGTGAGCCGCTCGATCTTCCCGCTCACGACGGCGGAGGACCATCACTACTTCGGCCGCAGTTCCGAACGCGACAGCGTGGGCTACATCGACGGCTTCCGCTCGACGTTCGGCAGGACATATGCCGCCGAGCCCGACCAACTCATCGATCAACTGAAGGCGGATGCCGCGATCCGGAGCGCGGACACGCTCATGCTCACGATCCCGTCGCAGCTCGGTGTCGCGTTCAATCTGCGCATCGTCGAGTCGTTCGCGCGCTACGTCGCGCCGGCACTCGGCTGGCAGAGTACGCTCGGGTGATGCGCCTCCTTCGGATTGTCGTCATCGGCGTTGTCCTCGCGTGTGCGGTGCCCTCCGGCGCGCAGACGGCGGCGTTCACCATCGAGGCGGTGACGAGCGCGCCGTTCCCCACCACCCTCACGGCGTCGGCCACGGGCGAGCGCATCGCGTGGACGCTCAACGCACAGGGCCGGCGCAACGTGTGGGTGGCCGAAGGGCCCGCCTTCGTGGCGCGTCAGCTCACCGCGTACGAGACCGACGATGGGCAGGAGCTGAACGCGCTGCAGATTTCGGCTGATGGGGCGTGGGTCGTCTACCAGCGCGGCGGCGACTTCGGCTCCAACTGGGACGATGCCGCTCCCGTCAACCCGACGGGCGCGACGACGCCAGCGGCAGTGGGCATCTGGGCCGTGCCCTTCGGCGGCGGCGCACCGATCGCCCTCGGCGAAGGTGTGAACCCCGTGCTCTCGCCACGCTCCGACGTCGTGGTCTTCGAACGCGCGCGTCAGTTGTGGTCGGTCCCGATCGGTGGCGGTACCCCCGCCACGAAACTCTTCGACCAGCGCGGCGCGGCAGGCGACGCCAGGTTCTCGCCTGATGGATCACGCCTCGCGTTCGTATCGAGCCGTGGCGATCACGCGTTCATCGCGGTGTACACGAACGCGTCGACGCCGGTCCGCTATCTCGCGCCGACGACGAGTCGCGATGGCTCGCCGCGGTGGTCGCCCGACGGGTCGTCGATCGCGTTCGTCCGCCGGCCTGGCGCGGGAGGTCCGCCACCCTCGTCGCTCGAACCGGCGCCCACGCCATGGAGCATCTGGATCGCCGACGTCTCGGCAGGTCACGCACAACAGCGCTGGGCAAGCGGAACGGAACCGCGCGACACGGTGCCATTCACGCACGGCGGAACGAACCTGCACTGGACCGGCACGGGACGTCTCGTGTTCCTGTCGTATCAGGACGGCTGGCCGCACCTCTACTCGATGACGGCGAGCGGCACCGACGCGCCGCTGCTGCTCACGCCGGGCGATCACATGGCGGAGCACGTCACGATCGCACCAGACGGTCGTCACGCGCTCTACGCAGGCAATCTCGGCACGACAGCCGGCGACATCGACCGTCGTCACGTCGTGCGCGTGCCGGTCGATCGGGCCGCACCGGAAGTCCTGACACCAGGCAACGGACTCGAGTGGTCGCCCGTCGTCCTCGCCACGGGACGCGTTGCCGCGATTGGTGGCGATTCGCAGCAGGCGCCCGTGCCGTTCGCTTTCGACACGGTCGATCCCGCCGTGCGCCCGAACGGCGCGGGACGCATCGTCATCGGTGCGTCGGCGGTGCCGGCCACCTTCCCCGCCCGGCAACTCGTCGTGCCAACGCCTGTCACGTTCACGGCGAGCGATGGCGGCCGCGTCCACGGACAGCTGTTCACGCCGGCGGGCGCCGGCACGGCGAAACGCCCGGCCATCGTCTACATCCACGGTGGCCCGATGCGGCAGATGCTGCTCGGCTGGCACTACGGAGACTACTACTGGAACGCGTACGCGCTCAACCAGTACCTTGCCAGTCGCGGCTTCATCGTGCTGTCGGTGAATTACAGGTTAGGCATCGGTTACGGCTTCGACTTCCATCGTCCGCCGAAGGCCGGTGTCGCGGGCGCGTCGGAATACCTCGACATCAAGGCCGCCGGTGAATGGCTGCGCGCGCGCGCGGACGTCGATGCCACGCGCATCGGCGTCTATGGCGGATCGTATGGCGGGTATCTCACCGCGCTCGCGCTCGGTCGCGACTCGTCGGTTTTCGCGGCGGGCGTCGACATCCATGGCGTGCACGACTTCACGAGCGACGGCGGCGGCCGCATCGGCGCGGGCGCCTGGCGCTACGAGCGTCCTGCGTCGGTGGTCGAGGCCCTTGCGCGAACCGCGTGGGAGAGCTCACCGGTCGCGAGCGTCACGACGTGGCGATCACCGGTGCTGCTCATCCACGCCGACGACGACCGCAACGTCCGCTTCAGCCAGACCGTCGATCTGCTCCAGCGCCTGCGCGCCGCGGGCGTCGAGACCGAAGAGCTGGTGGTCGTCGACGATACGCACCATTTCCTGCGCTACGCCAACCAGCTCCGCGTGAACCAGGCGATCGCCACGTACCTGGAAAAGAAGCTCCTCACCAGAATCTCTGTCGATCAACAGCGCTGATCAGTGCCCGGCGAGGAACGTCGAGGCGATGTAGCACGTGTGGGTGGCGATGGGCGTGTATCCCATGCGCTCGTAGACGGGCCGGCCAGCGTCGGTGGCGTGCAGGACCGTCGGCAGTTCGCCGTGCCGGTCCGCTGCGATGTCGAGCGCGTGCCGCATCGCCGCGGCGGCGTAGCCCCGGCGCTGGTGCTCCGGATGCGTGGCAACCATCGCCACGTACCGATGCCCCTCCACCAGCAGCACCGCCGCACTCGTCACCGCCGCTCCATCGTCGGCACATCCGAGCGCGGGCACGTGCCCGTTCCAGAAGGCCGGCGCGCCGAGCAGCGACTTGGCCGCGGCCAGATCCATCCCGTATGCCGCGGAGTTGACGTCCACGAGCGCGCCGCATCCCGGTTCGTCCAGCGGCACCGAGAGCGCGAGGCCGCCGGGCGCGTCAGCGGGCACCACACGATCGGCACGCATGCCCGTCAGCGGTAGGAGCGGCGTCAGCCCGCAGCCGGCGAGGACGGCCTGCGCATCGACGCCGGACTCGATCGCCTGGTGCGTGACGACCAACAGCCACGGCACGCCGGAGCCATCGGCCCACGCCATCGCCTCCTCCCCCGACGCGCGGAGCAACGCCGCCGTCACAGACGGCGTTGTGACGATGGCGACGTTGAAGAACGCGACGGGGACGCCACTGAACACGTACGTCACGTTCGTCGTCGTCTCGAACCTGTGCGTGGGAGACGCACGGCACATCACGCGCCATGCGTCGCGGAACTGCCCCACGCTCAGGTCCACCGGATGCCGTGCTGGCGTCATGGCGCCTTGGCCTCTGACGAAGACGAGAGTCGCGAACGTATGACGAGGTGCATCGGATCGCGGAGGTACTGCTTCAGCAGCTGTTCGCGCGCGAGCGCGACGCCTGCCGTATCGCCCGCCGTCTGCATGGCCACGAGAGCCTGCCACTTGCACAGGTCGTCCTCGCTCGAGCACCCGGCGAAGTGCTGCCGCGCTCCTGCCGCATCGCCGCTGGCCACCGCGAGTAGCGCCCGTCCGAAGTGCATGCTCGACTGCACCGACGCGATGTCCGGGTTCGCCGCAGCGAGCGCGTCGAGTGCCGACGACGTCTTGGTCAGCGCGGCGACGTCGCGCAATCCGCTCTCGGCCATCGCGCGTGCCACGAGGGCCTGACGCTCGAGGCCGCGCGTCGGGCCGGGCGGAAGCGTCTTGGCGCTGACCGTGGCGAGCGCGGCAGCGACAGGGACCAGCGCGTCGCGATGGCGCCCGGCGTCGCTCAGCACCAGCGCACGACGGATCGGGACGAACGCCACATTCGTGGTGTCCGCGAGGCTGGCCTTCTCCGCAGTGTCGAGCATCGCGAGCGCACCACGCGTGTCGTGCTGGGCCATCGCGATGGCCGCCAGCGTGGCGTCGACGCCAAGCTTGTCGCTCGGGCGCGGCGCGCCGGCCCGAGCCTCCGCCAACGCATTGCGTGCGCCGGCGACGTCGCCCGCGTAGAACTTCGCGTACGCGATGCCTTCATGCGAGGCCCAGAAGCCCGGCGACAGGGCCAGGGCCTTTCCGAACGCCGCTTCGGCGTCGGCAAAGCGCCCGGCAGAGAGCAGGGCCTCGCCGAGCGAATCCTGCGCGTTCGGCTCGGTGGGCAGGATGCGCGCGTACTGTTCGAACGCGGCGACGGCACCGTCGGCGTCACCCTGCCGGAGCGCGGCGTATCCGAGGCTGTTCTGCGCGCCGCCCGCTTCGGGATTGAGTGCCGTGGCCTTTTTCAGCGACTCGACGGCCTCGGCGTACTTCGACGACTCGAGCAACTGCTGCCCGCGAATGAAATGCCCGCGCCAGTCGCCGGGGGCCAGTTCGGTGACGCGCGCGTACGCGGCGCTCGCCTTCGCGACGTCGCCGGTCCGCGCGGCCGCGATGCCCTCCACGAGCGCGCGCTCGGCCGCCGGCAGACCGGCCGCGGCCGCGGCCGCGGCTTCGAGCTCCGTAGTGCCGTTGGCACCGGGCACCGTGTAGCCGTGATACGCGTGCGCCAGGACGAAGTTCGAGTCCAGCGCCAACGCCTGCGCGAACGCCTCGGACGCCTCGGCCACGCGCAGGTTGTCGAGGAGCTGCTCCCCCTTCCGGAGCTGCGCCACCGCTTCGGGCGACGACGACGTCGTGGTGATCGTGGCGGCGGCAGGGGCCTGGGCGGCGCTGTCGGCGGGCGGTGCCGGCGACGTGCAGGCAGCACACAGGACGAGGACGGGCAGGAGCAGACGCTTCATCGAAGATTCTCCAGTGAACGGTAAGGGACTCGAGAGGGCATGCGAGAATCGGCCGACAATCCCCTCATCTTCATGACGCACGCGACGGATCACACGCCGTGACAGGCCTCGAAGCGGACGCCGCCGCGCGCTGGGCACGCGCGCGGGAGGTCTTCGATGCCGTCGTCGTCCTGCCGGCGGCGGATCGCGATGTCGCGCTCGCCGCGCTGTGTGGAGGCGACGCCGCTCTGCGCGGCGAGGTCGTGTCGCTCCTGCTGCACGACAGCCCTGACGATGACGCCATCGCGCGGCTGGTGGCCGACGCCGCCGGCGACATCGTGGGCGTTTCCTCGAGCGCCAGCGCCGACGCGTTTCCGCCAACCTCCGATCGCTACCGCATCGTTGCGCGTCTCGGCGGAGGCGGCATGGGCGACGTGTTCCTTGCCGAAGACGCCGCGCTCGGCCGGCGCGTCGCGCTCAAGGTGCCGCGAGGCCACGTGACCACCGATGCAACGGCCCGCAGGAGGCTGCGCGACGAAGCGCACGCGGCGGCGGCCATCAATCACCCGCACGTCTGCATCGTCCACGACGTCGGCGATGGTCCCGACGGGCGCCCCTTCATCGCGATGGAGCTCATCGAAGGCGAGACGCTGGCGTCGCGTCTCGCCGCAGGCCCGCTTCCGCTGGCCGACGTGCTGACGCTCGGCATCCAGGCCGCCGCGGCGCTGCACGCTGCCCACGCGATCGGCGTGGTCCATCGCGACCTGAAGCCGTCCAACATCATGTGGACGGCACACGGCATCAAGCTGCTCGACTTCGGGCTGGCGACAGCCGTGCGCACCGTTGACACACGCGACGATGGCGCGCGCGCGCCAGGTGGATTCGCGGGCACCGTACCGTACATGAGTCCGGAGCAGGTGCGCGGCGAACCGCTCGACCACCGCACGGACCTCTTCTCGCTCGGCGTGGTCCTCTACGAAGCCGTCACTGGGCGATTACCGTTCGACGAACCGACAGCCGCACGGACGGCCGATGCGATCGTCACGCGCGAGCCAGCGCCGCCAGAAGAGATCGTGCCCGGCCTGCCGTCCGATCTGTCGCGCGTGTTGGCGCGCGCCCTCGCCAAAGTGCGCGACGCGCGCTACGCGGACGCCGCAACGCTTGCCGACGACCTGCGGGTGGTCGCCTCCACGCACGCGCGGCCTGTGCGTCGACGAGGTCACATGGCTGTTGCCGCGCTCGCGGCAACGGTACTGGTCGGCGCCGCCGTCGCATCGGGCACGCACACGGGGTGGCCCTTCGAGGCGACGGTGCGACGCGCGGCGGCGACGCCGCCCGTGGTTCGCCCGGTCAGCGGCCCGACGAGCCTCTCCGTCCTCGTGGCAGATTTCTCCAACGCGACGGGCGACGCCACGTTCGACGGCACGCTGCGCGAGAGTCTCATCGTGCAGCTCCAGCAGACGCCGTTCCTGCGCGTCCTGCCGCCGTCGAGCGTGGACGAGACGCTGCGGCAGATGACGCGCGCGCCGGGCACCCGCCTCACGGCGCCGGTGGCCGCGGAAGTCGCGCAACGACGCGGGCTTGCCGCGTGGATTTCGGGAGCGATCGAGTCGACGCGCGACGGACTGGTCGTCACGCTGCGAGTCACCCGCACCGACAGCGGCGATGTCGTCGCACGCGAGCGCGTCGAGGTCCGCGATCGCGATGCCGTCCTTGGTGCGCTCGGCGACGCCGCCGCACGACTGCGCCAGACGCTGGGGGAGTCGCAGCAGTCGATCGGCCGGTTCAACGTGCCCACCGCGCAGGCCACGACGGCGTCGCTCGACGCACTCAAGGCCTACACGCTGGGGGCCGAGCGGTCGGCGAGCGGTGACTACGGCGTGGCGGCGGCGCTCTACGAGCGCGCGGTGCAGATCGATCCCGAGTTCGCGCTGGCCTACCAGGCGCTCGCACGCGAGCAGGCCAACGAGATGTACGCGCACGATGTGGTCGCGGCGTCTGCCACGCGGGCCTACGAGCTCAGGACGCGCACCACTGGCCAGGAACGCTTCAACATCGAGACCGAATACCACTCGAGTGTCTCAGGCGCGCTCGATCGCGCGTCCGCGACAGCCGGGCAGTGGAAGGCCGCCTATCCGGCCGACTGGCGTCCGCACCACGTGCTCGCGCACCTGCACTACACCCTCGGGCAGTACGCCGAGGGTGTGCAATCGGGTCGCGAGGCCGTTCGCCTCAATCCAGACGTGGCTGCTGCCTACTCCAACCTCGCCGGTTCGCTCTTCGCGCTCGGGCGCTTCGTCGAGGCGCGCGACGTCTACCACGAGGCGATGGCGCGCGGTCTCGACGCGCCGGAGTACCACGCGTTCCTGTGGCGGATCGCCTACTACACCGGTGACACCGAGGGCATGCAGCGGCAGATGGCGTGGGCGTCGAGCAGCGCGTCATGGGCGTCCAACATGCCCGCGCTCGCAGCCGCCCTTCAGGGACAGTGGGCTACCGCGCGATCGGCGACGCAGCTCGCCTCGGCGGGTTTCGCGCGGCGCCGCATGCCCGGCCTCGTGGCGTATGCCGCGCGCTACGAGGCACTCACGGGCGCGCTGGTCGGCGATTGCCGGACCACCCGGCGGAGCGCCCCTGTGGTACTGGGCTACGACGTCTCCGACGTGCGCGCCAGCGTGGTACTCGCGCTGGCGTTGTGCGGCCGCACCGATCTCGATCCTGTCATTCGGTCGCTGCGTCGCGCGCAGCCAGACAGCACCGTCCTCACTCACGGGTGGCTCCCGGCGATCGACGGCGCGACGGCGCTCGCACGACGACGGCCGATCGAGGCGATTGCCGCGTTGCACGACGCGGCCCGCTACGACGGCGCCGCCGAATCCTGGCCGACCTACGTGCGGGGGTTGGCGCTGCTGCAGGCCGGAGAGGCCGCTGATGCAGAGGCGGCGTTTGCCAGGATTGTCGACCAGCCCGGCCGCGCGTTGTGGTTCCCACTGGCGCCCTTGTCACGCCTGGGGATCGCGAGAGCGCGACGACTGGCCGGCGACAACGAGGGCGCCCGCCGCGCGTACGACCAGTTCTTCACGACATGGAAGGACGCCGACGCCGACCTCCCCGTCATCGTGGCCGCCCGCCAGGAATACGCGCGATTGCCGTAACCGTCAGGACTGGGACAACTGGCGGCGCAGCCACGCGCGGCCGTGGCGCAGGTCGCGATCGACTGTCGCGTCCGACACGCCCAGCGCGGCACCGATCTCGGCGTGCGTGAGGCCGCCGAAGTAGCACAGATCGAGCGCCTCGGCCTGCCGCGCGTCGATGGCCTTCAGGCGTTCGAGCGCCTCGTCGAGACACAGCAGATCGACCGACCTCGCCGTCTCTCCGGCGATCCCGTCTGTCAGGGTGACCCGCTGGTCGGCCCCGCCGCGCTTCTGCGTGCGGCGTGTGCGCGCGTGCTCGACGAGGATGCGCCGCATCACGGTGGCCGCCACGCTCACGAAATGCGTGCGCGTACGCCAGTCGACCTGCGCACCGGCGAGCCGCAGGTAGGCCTCGTGGACGAGCAGCGTGGGCTGCAGCGAGTGCCCCTGTGCCTCCCGCTGGAGATGCCCGCGCGCCACGCGGTGCAGTTCGCCGTACACCAGCGGGATCAACCTGTCGTAGGCATCATGACTACCGCCTTGCCACTCCTGCAGCAACTCGAGGACGCCATCCTGACTCATCTGTAGCGCATGATACGCCCGCTGTCACCACTTCAACGCCGATCCCGTCTGGTACTCGGTGACGCGGGTCTCGAAGAAGTTCTTCTCCTTCTTGAGGTCCATCGCTTCCGACATCCACGGGAACGGGTTCTCCTGCGCAGACGGGAACACGGGGGCCAGACCGAGCTGTGCGCAACGGCGGTTCGTGATCACGTGCATGTACTGCGCGCAGAGGTCGGCGTTGAGGCCGAGCAGACCGCGCGGCATGGTGTCGCGCCCATACGCCACTTCGAGCGCGCACGCGTCGTGCAGCATGCTGCGCACCTCGTCCTGCAGGTCCGGCGTCCACAGGTGCGGGTTCTCGACCTTGATCTGGTTGATGACGTCGATGCCGAAGTTCAGGTGCAGCGACTCGTCGCGCAGGATGTACTGGTACTGCTCCGCGATGCCCACCATCTTGTTGCGCCGGCCGAGCGAGAGGATCTGCGCAAAGCCCGTGTAGAACCACATCCCCTCGAACACGACGTAGAACGCCACGAGGTCGCGCAGGAACGCCCTGTCGGCATCGGGCGTGCCGGTGGAGAACTGCGGATCGGACAGGTTCTGCGTGTAGCGGAGCGCCCACGACGCCTTGTCGGTGATCGAGGGCACTTCCCTGTACATGTTGAACAGCTCGCCCTCGTCGAGGCCGAGGCTCTCGCAGATGTACTGGAACGTGTGCGTGTGGATCGCTTCCTCGAACGCCTGACGCAGCAGGTACTGCCGGCACTCCGGGTTGGTGAGGTGCCTGTAGATCGCGAGCACGATGTTGTTGGCGACCAGCGACTCCGACGCCGCGAAGAATCCGAGGTTCCGCTTCACCATCCGCCGCTCATCGTCGGACAGGCCCGTGAGCGACTTCCACAGCGCGATGTCGGCCTGCATGGACACCTCGGTCGGCATCCAGTGGTTGTTGCACGCGGAGAGATAGCGCTCCCACGCCCAGCGGTACTTGAGCGGCAGCAACTGGTTCACGTCGGCGCGGCAGTTGATCATCGCCTTGTCGTCGACGCGCGGACGCGCGCCAGAGCGATCGATTTCGCCGAGGCCCGTCGTGGTGGAAAGATGGGTTGTCGTCACGGCTGTCACTGGCAGGCCTCGCAATCGGGGTTGTCGATCGCGCAGGCGCTCACGACGCCCGCAGATGGTGCGGCTACGGCGTTCAGACGCGCGTCTGGCCCCTTCAGCGTGCTCCGCTCGACGTGCGTCGCCGCACGCGATCGCAGGTAGTAGGTGGTCTTGAGGCCGCTGCGCCACGCGAGGCGGTACATCGCGTCGAGCTTCGGACCATCGGGGCGATCGACGTAGAGGTTCAGCGACTGCGCCTGGTCGATCCACTTCTGCCGACGCGCCGCGGCGGCGATGAGCCACGCGGGATCGATCTCGAACGCCGTGGCGTAGAGCGCTCGCAGGTCGGCCGGAATCCGGTCGATGGCTTCGAGGCTGCCGTCGTAGTACTTCAGGTCGTTCACCATCACCTCGTCCCACAACCCGGCGGCCTTCAGGTCTTCCACCAGGTACGGATTGACGACGGTGAAGTTGCCGGACATGTTGGCCTTCACGTAGAGGTTCTGGAACGTCGGCTCGATCGACTGGCTCACGCCGCAGATGTTGGCAATGGTTGCCGTCGGCGCGATCGCCATCACGTTGGAGTTGCGCATGCCGACGTCCATGACGCGCGCGCGCAGCGGCGCCCAGTCGAGACGGCTCGTCGTGTCGACGGCGATGTCCTCGCCCCGCGCCTCACCCAGGATCGCGATCGAATCGCACGGCAGGACGCCGCGACTCCAGAGCGAGCCCTCGAACGTTTCGTACCGGCCGCGTTCGGCCGCGAGATGCGTCGACGCCTCGATCGCGTGGTACGCCACGTGTTCCATGCTCGCGTCGGCGAACGTGATGGCATCGTCTGACGCATACGGCACGCGCATGCGGTGCAGCGCGTCCTGGAATCCCATCACGCCGAGGCCCACCGGACGATGCCGCCGGTTCGAGCGGCGCGCCTGAGGAATCGTGTAGTAGTTGATGTCGATCACGTTGTCGAGCATGCGGACGGCCGTGTGCACGGTGCGGCGCAGTCTGGCGGTGTCCAGCCCGCCTGACGTCACGTGCGCGGCGAGATTGATCGACCCGAGGTTGCACACGGCGACCTCATCGTCGGTCGTGTTGAGCGTGATTTCGGTACACAGGTTCGAGGAGTGCACGACGCCGTCGTGCTGCTGCGGAGAGCGCGCGTTGCACGCGTCCTTGAACGTGATCCACGGATGTCCCGTCTCGAACAGCATCGTCAGCATCCGGCGCCAGAGATCGACGGCGCGCACGCGCCTGCACACGCGCACCTCGCCGCGGTCGACGGCGGCTTCCGCCTGTGCGTACGCATCGGCGAACGCCTGGCCCCACGCGTCGTGCAGCGACGGCCACTCGTCGGGCGACAGCAGCGTCCAGTGGGCGTCGGCCTCCACGCGCTGCATGAAGAGATCGGGAATCCACAGCGCCGTGTGCATGTCATGCGTGCGGCGGCGCTCGTCGCCAGTGTTCTTGCGCAGTTCGAGGAATTCCTCGACGTCGATGTGCCACGGCTCGAGATACGCGCATACCGCACCGGCGCGCTTGCCGCCCTGGTTCACGGCAATCGCCGTATCGTTGGCCACCTTCAGGAAGGGCACGATGCCCTGCGAGTCGCCGTTGGTGCCCTTGATGCGGGCGCCGAGGCCGCGTACGCGCGTCCAGTCGTTGCCGAGCCCGCCCGCGTACTTGGAGAGCAGCGCGTTGTCGCGCAGCGCGCTGAAGATGCCATCGAGATCGTCGGGCACCGTCGTGAGGAAGCACGACGAGAGCTGCGGCCGGCGCGTGCCCGCGTTGAAGAGCGTGGGCGTCGAGCACATGAAGTCGAACGACGAGAGCAGGTCGTAGAACTCGATCGCGCGCGCGTCCCTGTCGTCTTCTCGCAGCGCAAGCCCCATCGCCACGCGCATGAAGAACGCCTGCGGCAGCTCGAAGCGCACGCCGTCGCTGTGCAGCACGTAGCGGTCGTGCAGCGTCTGGAGGCCGAGGAACTGGAACTGCCTGTCGCGTGACGGATCGAGCGCCGACGCGAGCCGCGGCAGATCGAAGGTCGCGAGCGCGGGATCGAGCAGGTCCAGTGCGATGCCCCGTTCGACGAACGCCGGGAAATAGCGCGCGTACGCGTCGGCGTCCATCACGGCGGGAACGTCGCCGAGCACGAAGCGGACCGCGTCGCGGGTGAAGTCGTCGAGCAGCAGTCGCGCCGCCACGTACGCATATGCCGGATCGACGTCGATGAGGACGCGCGCCGCCATGATCGTCGCGAGTTGCAACTCGTGTTCCGCGATGCCGTCGTAGATGTTCCGCCGGGCGTCGGCCAAGAGGCGATCCACCGAGACGCCCGTCAGGCCGTCGCACGCACGGGCGATCTGCGTGCGCCACGCGTCGACGTCGAGCGGCGCCTGCGTGCCATCGGCGAGACGCACGTGCAGGACGGGCGCCGGCGCCGGCGTCGGCTGTTCCGCGCGACGCGCCTCCGCGCGCGCCTCGCGATAGAGCACGTATGCACGCGCGACCTTGCGGTGCTCGGCACGCATCAACGCGAGCTCGACCTGGTCCTGGACGTCCTCGATGTGCAGCGCACGCGACTTGCCGGCGCGGCGGGTGAGCGCGTCACAAACGGAGGCCGTCAGCGTCTCGAGGATTTCGTGCAGGCGCGGCGATCCCGTAGCGCCTGGACCTTCGACAGCGAGAAAGGCTTTGGCGATGGCCGCCCGGATCTTGCCGGGATCCCACTCGGCGACGGCGCCGGACCGCTTGATGACGCGCAGCGTGCCCGGAGGCGGCGGCGATGGGGGTGTGAGGGAATCGTGTGCAGCGACGAGCGTAGCGGACATCCGGGCCTGCCTCCTGGTCCCGATACGGAGACGACAGGAGGACGCCACGACACGGTTCCGGTGAGTGCCCGGACACGTCGCACAGCGGCCTCGGGGATCCCCGCCCGAGAAACGTGAACGCCCACGGCAGGTCTCCTGGCTTGCGGGTCGTCGCCACGCCGCCTGGCCTTCCCGGTGCTCATGGCACCAGTGGCACTCGCACGCGCGGATGGCTCGCCGCTCACAGTTGCGGAGTCAGCTCCGGCCTTGCCGCCCGCAGGCAGCG
The nucleotide sequence above comes from Acidobacteriota bacterium. Encoded proteins:
- a CDS encoding GNAT family N-acetyltransferase → MTPARHPVDLSVGQFRDAWRVMCRASPTHRFETTTNVTYVFSGVPVAFFNVAIVTTPSVTAALLRASGEEAMAWADGSGVPWLLVVTHQAIESGVDAQAVLAGCGLTPLLPLTGMRADRVVPADAPGGLALSVPLDEPGCGALVDVNSAAYGMDLAAAKSLLGAPAFWNGHVPALGCADDGAAVTSAAVLLVEGHRYVAMVATHPEHQRRGYAAAAMRHALDIAADRHGELPTVLHATDAGRPVYERMGYTPIATHTCYIASTFLAGH
- a CDS encoding LLM class flavin-dependent oxidoreductase, translating into MQRFGTLSFGHYGSLGRTRPLSAADSMLQAIELAEGMDALGVNGIYFRVHHFAQQQSSPMPLLAAIAARTQRIEVGTGVIDMRYENPLYLAEEAAAVDLISGGRLALGVSRGSPETVVRGYEAFGYAGSEDPRGADLARDHFATFMRAIAGEGMAQRDPQSPFGDPSAGTGLQRVEPYSPGLRSRVWWGAGARESAEWAGRIGVNLMSSTLLVEDRGIPFDQLQAEQIDAFRAAWRTAGHAGEPRVSVSRSIFPLTTAEDHHYFGRSSERDSVGYIDGFRSTFGRTYAAEPDQLIDQLKADAAIRSADTLMLTIPSQLGVAFNLRIVESFARYVAPALGWQSTLG
- a CDS encoding tetratricopeptide repeat protein, producing the protein MKRLLLPVLVLCAACTSPAPPADSAAQAPAAATITTTSSSPEAVAQLRKGEQLLDNLRVAEASEAFAQALALDSNFVLAHAYHGYTVPGANGTTELEAAAAAAAGLPAAERALVEGIAAARTGDVAKASAAYARVTELAPGDWRGHFIRGQQLLESSKYAEAVESLKKATALNPEAGGAQNSLGYAALRQGDADGAVAAFEQYARILPTEPNAQDSLGEALLSAGRFADAEAAFGKALALSPGFWASHEGIAYAKFYAGDVAGARNALAEARAGAPRPSDKLGVDATLAAIAMAQHDTRGALAMLDTAEKASLADTTNVAFVPIRRALVLSDAGRHRDALVPVAAALATVSAKTLPPGPTRGLERQALVARAMAESGLRDVAALTKTSSALDALAAANPDIASVQSSMHFGRALLAVASGDAAGARQHFAGCSSEDDLCKWQALVAMQTAGDTAGVALAREQLLKQYLRDPMHLVIRSRLSSSSEAKAP
- a CDS encoding S9 family peptidase, which codes for MRLLRIVVIGVVLACAVPSGAQTAAFTIEAVTSAPFPTTLTASATGERIAWTLNAQGRRNVWVAEGPAFVARQLTAYETDDGQELNALQISADGAWVVYQRGGDFGSNWDDAAPVNPTGATTPAAVGIWAVPFGGGAPIALGEGVNPVLSPRSDVVVFERARQLWSVPIGGGTPATKLFDQRGAAGDARFSPDGSRLAFVSSRGDHAFIAVYTNASTPVRYLAPTTSRDGSPRWSPDGSSIAFVRRPGAGGPPPSSLEPAPTPWSIWIADVSAGHAQQRWASGTEPRDTVPFTHGGTNLHWTGTGRLVFLSYQDGWPHLYSMTASGTDAPLLLTPGDHMAEHVTIAPDGRHALYAGNLGTTAGDIDRRHVVRVPVDRAAPEVLTPGNGLEWSPVVLATGRVAAIGGDSQQAPVPFAFDTVDPAVRPNGAGRIVIGASAVPATFPARQLVVPTPVTFTASDGGRVHGQLFTPAGAGTAKRPAIVYIHGGPMRQMLLGWHYGDYYWNAYALNQYLASRGFIVLSVNYRLGIGYGFDFHRPPKAGVAGASEYLDIKAAGEWLRARADVDATRIGVYGGSYGGYLTALALGRDSSVFAAGVDIHGVHDFTSDGGGRIGAGAWRYERPASVVEALARTAWESSPVASVTTWRSPVLLIHADDDRNVRFSQTVDLLQRLRAAGVETEELVVVDDTHHFLRYANQLRVNQAIATYLEKKLLTRISVDQQR